In Propionimicrobium sp. PCR01-08-3, one DNA window encodes the following:
- a CDS encoding HAD-IIA family hydrolase — MRDPRDIECWLTDKDGVLVQGEIPIPGASDLINCWVDTSRRFLVLTNDSSYTARDLSARLDQAGLIVPEENLWTSALATADFLAGQHPGARVYVVGEAGLTTALHDAGFVMVEEDPDYVVIGETRTYSFEAITLAINHIIGGARFIATNPDVIGPSATGVLPATGSVAALITAATNRHPYIVGKPNPMMFRSAMNRIEAHSETTAMIGDRMDTDIVAGIEAGLFTVLVLSGITGRKDLERFPYRPSLVVESVAELRAMM, encoded by the coding sequence ATGAGAGATCCTCGCGACATCGAATGCTGGCTGACCGACAAAGACGGCGTCCTGGTGCAGGGAGAAATCCCGATACCGGGTGCCTCGGATCTCATCAATTGCTGGGTCGACACCTCGCGCCGGTTTCTGGTGCTCACAAACGATTCGAGCTATACGGCCAGAGATCTGTCCGCGCGACTCGACCAGGCGGGGCTCATCGTCCCAGAAGAGAATCTGTGGACGTCGGCACTGGCCACAGCGGATTTCTTGGCGGGCCAACATCCCGGCGCACGGGTCTATGTCGTGGGCGAGGCCGGTTTGACGACGGCGCTGCATGATGCCGGATTCGTGATGGTGGAGGAAGACCCGGACTACGTCGTGATCGGCGAAACCCGCACCTACTCGTTCGAGGCGATCACGCTGGCCATCAATCACATCATCGGCGGCGCTCGTTTCATCGCGACCAACCCCGATGTCATCGGCCCGAGCGCCACCGGTGTGCTGCCCGCCACCGGATCGGTTGCCGCACTGATCACCGCGGCAACGAACCGGCATCCCTACATCGTCGGCAAGCCGAACCCCATGATGTTCCGCAGCGCGATGAACCGCATCGAAGCCCACAGCGAAACCACCGCGATGATCGGCGACCGGATGGACACCGACATCGTCGCGGGCATCGAAGCAGGTTTGTTCACCGTTTTGGTGCTCTCCGGCATCACCGGACGCAAGGACTTGGAGCGATTCCCGTATCGTCCGAGCCTGGTCGTGGAGTCGGTGGCCGAATTGCGCGCCATGATGTGA
- a CDS encoding SDR family NAD(P)-dependent oxidoreductase — protein MTHQNGTLAGKRALVTGGGVGIGAETARVLAREGARVALTYRTHKPDDGFLRELEDLSGNPVLALAVDATEEPDVVHAVAQVSESFGGIDILVNNIGGMVQRSRLEDMTVELWRTVLDVNVLSTMLFTREAHAHMGRGARIINVASLAGENGGHPGALAYASSKGAVITFTRALARELAPEGITVNAVAPGFIEDTPFHDTFTSADSKAETVTTIPMGRVGEPAEVGEAIGWLATDRASFVSGEVLDINGAQYFA, from the coding sequence ATGACACATCAGAACGGAACCTTGGCCGGCAAGAGAGCTCTGGTAACGGGAGGCGGCGTCGGAATCGGCGCCGAGACTGCCCGGGTTCTTGCGCGCGAGGGAGCGCGAGTGGCACTCACCTACCGCACTCACAAGCCGGACGACGGGTTCTTGCGGGAGCTCGAGGACCTCTCCGGCAACCCCGTCCTCGCCCTGGCCGTCGACGCAACCGAGGAGCCAGACGTCGTGCACGCCGTTGCGCAGGTGTCCGAGAGTTTCGGTGGTATCGACATCCTGGTCAACAACATTGGCGGCATGGTCCAGCGTTCGCGTCTCGAAGACATGACCGTCGAGCTGTGGCGCACCGTGCTGGATGTCAACGTGTTGTCCACGATGCTTTTCACCCGCGAAGCCCACGCCCACATGGGGCGCGGCGCACGTATCATCAACGTCGCCTCGCTCGCCGGTGAGAACGGCGGGCATCCGGGAGCCTTGGCCTATGCGTCATCGAAGGGCGCCGTCATCACCTTCACACGCGCGCTCGCCCGCGAACTCGCCCCGGAAGGCATCACGGTCAACGCGGTGGCTCCTGGATTCATCGAGGACACTCCCTTCCACGACACCTTCACCAGCGCCGATTCGAAGGCGGAGACCGTCACAACCATTCCGATGGGACGGGTGGGCGAGCCCGCCGAGGTCGGGGAGGCCATCGGCTGGCTGGCCACCGACCGGGCATCGTT
- a CDS encoding sulfide/dihydroorotate dehydrogenase-like FAD/NAD-binding protein encodes MTTTTPDELSRYLSASQALADRANEVEELGRSEAVETYRRQMDLLGRRLQDNPRAFRQMFISDGMGAIAAEFRQPELTPEFTWALWNKLLVGNDASLVLMRFIWNLPLGKKRTFIRALDKHLSDRYPVFKNLSVNWPAGSSIPPYIRTPEQRSEDFELVNQGYLGYMSIGYTQREVDLLVWLEALRDKQCADKPCQLGELLAGRKEPRGGCPVQVHIPDMMEMLGTGYFREALDLIESINPLPNVTGRVCPQELQCQSVCAHSGRPIEIGQLEWFLPQRDRVVDPGGNISRYQNVPDPWEQAIKPPVAIVGSGPSGLINAFLLAADGHPVTVFESFHRLGGVLRYGIPEFRLPNTLIDDVVEKITALGGRFVTNFVVGKTATLAELKQAGFSHIFVGSGAGLPRFMNVPGEHLLNVMSANEFLTRVNLMQGHRADYETPLPECRGKKVMVIGGGNTAMDAARTARRLGGRVTIVYRRTRQEMPARVEELAHALEEGIELATLRSPSEFLGDDRSGFVKAATLDVMSLGEPDASGRRRPVATGESEQVDVDLVIMALGNSANPIIRDSEPSLTVTTAGALELTEGSQATSIDGVYSGGDAARGGSTAVKAAGDGQAAAREIREASLLPAAQIREMVAGAKHFTDLADAPNTIVARRELQPNIVELTVNAPVIAANAKAGQFVRVLAEPNGELVPLTLADWDADQGTIVLVIQGMGTTSKMINAMQVGDKLEGIAGPLGQPSELHKVADDQTVVFTAGGVGLPPVYPIARENLRLGNHVTLIAGFRGADLLFWVGEGERVDNLQAKFGDQLEVIYTSNDGSFGIEGFVTVPLKDLLDANQRGEGRRIAEVTTIGPPMMMRSVSDLTKPYGVATVASLNSIMVDATGMCGACMVPVEVDGKLVRKHACIDGPELDSHSIDWDKFLPRFGLFKSQEQQSKVKHGWV; translated from the coding sequence ATGACCACCACGACACCGGACGAACTGAGCCGTTACCTATCTGCTTCCCAGGCACTGGCCGATCGCGCGAATGAGGTCGAGGAGCTCGGCCGCTCCGAAGCGGTCGAGACCTACCGCCGCCAGATGGATCTGCTCGGGCGCAGACTGCAGGACAATCCCCGGGCCTTCCGGCAGATGTTCATCTCTGACGGAATGGGTGCCATCGCGGCCGAGTTCCGGCAGCCCGAACTGACGCCGGAGTTCACCTGGGCCTTGTGGAACAAGCTTCTGGTGGGCAACGACGCGTCGCTGGTGCTGATGCGGTTCATCTGGAATCTGCCGCTCGGCAAGAAGCGCACCTTCATCCGGGCGCTCGACAAGCATCTGTCGGATCGGTATCCGGTCTTCAAGAATCTGTCGGTGAACTGGCCGGCCGGCTCGTCGATTCCGCCCTATATCCGCACGCCCGAGCAGCGCAGCGAAGACTTCGAGCTGGTCAACCAGGGCTACCTCGGCTACATGAGCATCGGCTATACCCAGCGTGAGGTCGATCTGCTGGTCTGGCTGGAGGCGCTGCGCGACAAACAGTGCGCCGACAAGCCGTGCCAGCTGGGCGAGCTGTTGGCCGGACGCAAGGAGCCGCGCGGCGGCTGCCCGGTGCAGGTGCACATCCCGGACATGATGGAGATGCTCGGCACCGGGTATTTCCGGGAGGCCCTCGACCTGATCGAATCGATCAACCCGCTGCCCAATGTGACCGGACGCGTCTGCCCGCAGGAATTGCAGTGCCAGTCGGTGTGCGCTCATTCGGGGCGTCCGATCGAGATCGGCCAACTGGAATGGTTCCTGCCGCAGCGTGACCGGGTGGTCGACCCGGGCGGCAATATCTCCCGCTACCAGAACGTGCCCGACCCATGGGAGCAGGCGATCAAACCGCCGGTGGCGATCGTGGGGTCGGGGCCGTCCGGCCTGATCAACGCGTTCTTGCTGGCCGCGGACGGGCATCCGGTGACCGTCTTCGAATCGTTCCACCGGTTGGGCGGGGTGCTGCGCTACGGCATCCCCGAGTTCCGGCTGCCGAACACCCTGATCGATGATGTGGTCGAGAAGATCACCGCGCTGGGCGGGCGCTTCGTGACCAACTTCGTGGTCGGCAAGACCGCGACGCTCGCCGAGCTCAAGCAGGCCGGGTTCTCGCACATCTTCGTGGGTTCCGGGGCGGGCCTGCCCCGGTTCATGAATGTGCCCGGCGAGCACCTGCTCAATGTGATGAGCGCCAACGAGTTCTTGACCAGGGTGAACCTGATGCAGGGGCACCGCGCCGACTACGAGACACCACTGCCCGAATGCCGCGGCAAAAAGGTCATGGTCATCGGCGGCGGCAACACGGCGATGGACGCCGCCCGCACCGCGCGCAGGCTCGGCGGCAGGGTGACGATCGTCTATCGCCGCACCCGCCAGGAGATGCCGGCCCGTGTCGAGGAATTGGCGCATGCTCTCGAAGAGGGCATCGAGTTGGCGACGTTGCGTTCACCCAGCGAATTCCTGGGGGACGATCGCTCGGGGTTTGTGAAGGCGGCCACGCTCGATGTGATGAGCCTCGGCGAACCCGATGCCTCCGGACGCCGCCGCCCGGTGGCCACTGGCGAGTCGGAGCAGGTGGATGTCGATCTGGTGATCATGGCGTTGGGCAATTCGGCGAATCCGATCATCCGCGATTCCGAGCCGTCGCTGACGGTGACGACCGCGGGTGCTCTGGAGCTCACCGAGGGCAGCCAGGCGACCTCGATCGACGGTGTCTACTCGGGCGGCGACGCGGCCCGGGGTGGTTCGACGGCGGTGAAGGCGGCCGGGGATGGCCAGGCCGCGGCCCGGGAGATCCGTGAGGCGTCGTTGCTGCCGGCGGCGCAGATCCGCGAGATGGTGGCGGGCGCCAAACATTTCACCGATCTGGCGGATGCTCCGAACACGATCGTGGCCCGCCGCGAGTTGCAGCCCAATATCGTCGAGTTGACGGTGAATGCGCCTGTCATCGCGGCGAACGCAAAGGCCGGGCAGTTCGTCCGGGTGCTGGCCGAGCCGAACGGCGAGCTGGTGCCGCTCACCCTGGCAGATTGGGACGCCGACCAGGGCACGATCGTGCTGGTCATCCAGGGGATGGGCACCACCTCCAAGATGATCAACGCGATGCAGGTGGGGGACAAGCTCGAGGGTATTGCCGGGCCGTTGGGCCAGCCGAGCGAACTGCACAAGGTCGCGGACGACCAGACGGTCGTGTTCACCGCGGGCGGGGTCGGGCTGCCTCCGGTGTATCCGATCGCCCGGGAGAATCTGCGGCTGGGCAATCATGTCACACTGATCGCCGGATTCCGCGGCGCCGACCTGCTGTTCTGGGTCGGTGAGGGGGAGCGGGTCGACAACTTGCAGGCCAAGTTCGGTGACCAGCTGGAGGTGATCTACACCAGCAACGATGGATCGTTCGGCATCGAAGGGTTCGTCACGGTTCCGTTGAAGGATCTGCTGGACGCCAACCAGCGCGGCGAGGGACGCCGGATCGCCGAGGTGACCACCATCGGCCCGCCGATGATGATGCGCTCGGTCTCCGATCTGACCAAACCATATGGGGTGGCAACCGTCGCGTCCTTGAACTCGATCATGGTGGACGCCACCGGAATGTGCGGTGCCTGCATGGTGCCGGTCGAGGTGGACGGCAAGCTGGTGCGCAAGCACGCCTGTATCGATGGCCCCGAGCTCGACTCACACTCGATCGACTGGGACAAGTTCTTGCCCAGGTTCGGCCTGTTCAAATCGCAGGAGCAGCAGTCCAAGGTCAAGCACGGCTGGGTGTGA